A genomic window from Klebsiella quasipneumoniae subsp. quasipneumoniae includes:
- a CDS encoding phage tail protein — protein MAGQFYSVLTEAGRNRLAAAAVTGEPVNFSQMGVGDGGGENHTPDPESGLVNELYRAPVNRVVVADQAANVIRAEMIMLPQVGGFWLREAALFDNEGVCLAVASLPPSYKPLLKEGSGRLQALNMWISVSSTADVQLMTDPTVVLASVDEVNRAKNEAKDYADKIAGQLDTDIQQVIADAITAAKRDFWEDDNPVGTTRFFNQNLNPNERWPWSQWVYTGENKTIRVGKADGSNVGQIGGSDTVTLQQANLPAVQIDVTGETSEQEQQELTTSGNGRHRHRAGDGAPGDTWQDATHGTDNQKYTGWNYTDYAEDHQHGVTIPPHKHSTSGKTASLGEGKPFSVVESHTLLMCWSRVA, from the coding sequence ATGGCCGGACAATTTTACTCTGTGCTGACGGAGGCCGGGCGAAATCGCCTTGCGGCCGCGGCAGTCACCGGAGAGCCGGTGAACTTTTCTCAAATGGGCGTCGGTGATGGCGGCGGGGAGAATCACACGCCTGATCCGGAATCGGGACTGGTTAATGAGCTATACCGAGCGCCAGTTAATCGCGTGGTCGTTGCGGATCAGGCTGCAAATGTAATCAGGGCAGAAATGATTATGTTGCCGCAGGTCGGTGGTTTCTGGTTAAGGGAGGCGGCGCTGTTTGATAACGAGGGAGTTTGTCTTGCCGTCGCCAGTCTGCCGCCATCCTATAAACCCTTACTCAAGGAAGGATCGGGCCGTTTGCAGGCGCTTAACATGTGGATATCGGTCAGCAGTACAGCCGATGTCCAGCTGATGACAGACCCGACGGTTGTTCTTGCTTCGGTTGATGAGGTAAACCGGGCGAAAAATGAGGCAAAGGATTATGCCGACAAGATTGCGGGCCAGCTGGATACGGATATACAGCAGGTGATTGCCGATGCGATAACGGCGGCTAAGCGAGATTTCTGGGAAGATGATAACCCGGTTGGAACCACCCGCTTTTTTAACCAGAACCTCAATCCCAATGAGCGCTGGCCGTGGTCGCAATGGGTGTACACCGGCGAAAACAAGACGATCCGCGTCGGAAAGGCTGATGGTTCGAATGTCGGGCAGATCGGTGGCAGCGATACCGTTACACTTCAGCAGGCCAACCTGCCCGCCGTTCAGATTGACGTGACCGGCGAAACCAGCGAACAGGAGCAGCAGGAGCTGACGACATCGGGCAACGGAAGGCACCGGCACAGGGCAGGGGATGGGGCGCCGGGGGATACCTGGCAGGATGCCACACACGGGACGGATAACCAGAAATATACGGGGTGGAACTATACCGACTATGCAGAAGACCATCAGCATGGCGTCACGATCCCGCCGCACAAACACTCGACCAGCGGCAAAACAGCCAGCCTCGGTGAGGGCAAACCGTTCAGTGTGGTGGAATCCCACACGCTGCTGATGTGCTGGAGTCGTGTTGCCTGA
- a CDS encoding phage tail sheath protein yields the protein MSDFHHGVQVVEINDGTRVISTVSTAIIGMVCTASDADAATFPLNKPVLITSVQSAIAKAGTKGTLAASLQAIADQSKPVIVVVRVAEGSGDDAEAQTISNIIGGTDENGNYTGLKALLTAEAVTGVKPRILGIPGLDSLEVATALAPICQKLRAFGYISAWDCKNISEAMLYRENFSQRELMVIWPDFLAWDTTANATETAWATARALGLRAKIDQDTGWHKTLSNVGVNGVTGISASVFWDLQESGTDADLLNEAGVTTLIRKDGFRFWGNRCCSDDPLFLFENYTRTAQVIADTMAAGHMWAVDKPITATLIKDIVAGINAKFREMKTAGYIVDATCWFDESANDAATLKAGKLYIDYDYTPVPPLENLTLRQRITDKYLANLVSSVNSN from the coding sequence ATGAGCGATTTTCATCACGGCGTCCAGGTTGTCGAGATTAACGACGGCACCCGCGTCATTTCCACCGTATCAACGGCTATTATCGGCATGGTCTGCACGGCCAGCGATGCTGATGCTGCCACCTTCCCACTCAATAAGCCCGTACTGATTACCAGCGTGCAAAGCGCCATCGCCAAAGCGGGTACAAAAGGCACACTGGCCGCATCCCTCCAGGCGATTGCCGACCAGTCGAAGCCGGTAATTGTCGTTGTGCGCGTAGCCGAAGGTAGCGGCGATGATGCCGAAGCGCAGACTATCTCTAATATCATCGGCGGCACCGACGAAAACGGCAATTACACCGGGCTGAAAGCACTGCTCACGGCGGAGGCCGTCACCGGCGTTAAACCGCGCATCCTCGGTATTCCGGGGCTCGACTCCCTTGAGGTTGCAACTGCTCTCGCGCCGATTTGCCAGAAGCTGCGCGCCTTTGGCTATATCAGCGCATGGGATTGTAAGAACATTTCCGAGGCGATGCTCTATCGCGAGAATTTCAGCCAGCGTGAGCTGATGGTTATCTGGCCGGATTTTCTGGCATGGGATACCACGGCGAACGCGACCGAGACCGCCTGGGCGACCGCCCGCGCGCTGGGCCTGCGCGCCAAAATCGACCAGGACACCGGCTGGCACAAAACTCTGTCAAACGTTGGCGTGAATGGCGTCACTGGCATCAGCGCGTCGGTCTTCTGGGATTTGCAGGAATCCGGCACCGATGCCGACCTGCTTAACGAGGCTGGCGTCACCACGCTCATTCGTAAAGACGGTTTCCGCTTCTGGGGCAACCGCTGCTGCTCAGATGACCCGCTGTTCTTGTTCGAGAACTACACCCGCACCGCGCAGGTTATCGCTGACACAATGGCCGCTGGTCACATGTGGGCGGTCGACAAGCCGATCACTGCCACGCTGATTAAGGACATCGTTGCGGGTATCAATGCGAAATTCCGCGAGATGAAAACGGCGGGCTATATCGTCGATGCGACCTGCTGGTTTGATGAATCGGCCAACGACGCGGCGACCCTCAAAGCCGGGAAACTGTATATCGATTACGACTATACGCCGGTTCCCCCTCTCGAAAACCTGACGCTACGCCAGCGAATTACCGATAAATACCTGGCGAATCTGGTGTCATCGGTTAACAGCAATTAA
- a CDS encoding phage major tail tube protein translates to MAMPRKLKYLNTFLDGVSYLGVIESVTLPKLTRKLENYRGGGMSGSAPVDFGLDDDALAMEISLGGFPDDAIWSLYGAVGTGTLLRYAGSYQRDDTGETVAVEVETRFKVKEVDNGESKQGEDTSSKLSLVCTYYKLSMNGKELVEIDVLNMIEKVNGVDRLDQHRRNIGL, encoded by the coding sequence ATGGCAATGCCGCGCAAGCTCAAATACCTGAATACGTTTCTGGATGGCGTCAGCTATCTCGGCGTTATCGAGTCCGTCACCCTGCCAAAGCTGACCCGTAAGCTGGAAAATTACCGGGGCGGCGGGATGTCAGGCTCGGCCCCTGTCGATTTCGGCCTCGACGATGACGCGCTGGCGATGGAAATTTCCCTCGGCGGCTTCCCTGATGATGCGATCTGGTCACTTTATGGTGCCGTCGGTACCGGGACGCTACTGCGCTATGCAGGCTCTTACCAGCGGGACGATACCGGCGAAACCGTGGCGGTGGAAGTTGAGACCCGTTTCAAGGTGAAGGAAGTCGATAACGGCGAGAGCAAACAGGGCGAGGATACCAGCAGCAAATTATCGCTGGTTTGCACGTACTACAAGCTGAGCATGAACGGTAAAGAGCTGGTAGAAATCGACGTCCTCAACATGATTGAGAAGGTGAACGGCGTCGACCGACTCGACCAGCACCGCCGCAATATCGGCCTGTAA
- a CDS encoding phage tail assembly protein, translating into MSKENIVTLENPIKRGEQVIEKITLMKPNAGTLRGVSLADVARSEVDALIKVLPRMTSPSLTESDVVMMDLPDLMALATKVIGFLSPNLAD; encoded by the coding sequence ATGAGCAAAGAAAACATAGTCACCCTGGAAAACCCGATCAAACGCGGCGAGCAGGTCATCGAAAAAATCACCCTGATGAAACCCAACGCCGGAACCCTGCGCGGCGTTAGCCTGGCGGACGTCGCTCGCTCTGAAGTGGATGCCCTGATTAAAGTGCTGCCGCGTATGACCAGTCCGTCTCTTACCGAATCGGATGTCGTCATGATGGATTTACCCGACCTGATGGCGCTGGCAACAAAGGTGATCGGTTTTTTGTCGCCGAATTTGGCGGATTAA
- a CDS encoding GpE family phage tail protein: MADIAVIFHWPPSELYPMSLTELTTWREKALQRSGNTNE, from the coding sequence ATGGCGGATATCGCGGTGATTTTTCACTGGCCGCCATCAGAATTATATCCCATGAGCCTGACCGAGCTCACCACCTGGCGCGAAAAGGCGCTACAGCGAAGCGGAAACACGAATGAGTAA
- a CDS encoding phage tail tape measure protein produces the protein MSNDVKLQVLLKAVDQATRPFKTIQTASKTLSGDIRDTQKLLRELNGQASRIDGFRKASAQLAVTGQELKKAKQEAAALAIQFKNTEQPTRAQAQAMDAARKSAAALQLKHNSLRQAVQRQRQELSQAGINTRTLAADERRLKTNISETTAQLNRQREALARVSAQQAKLNAVKQRYQAGKELAGNAAAMGAAGVGMATTGTLAGVALMKPGYDFAQKNSELQAVLGVAKDSAEMTALRKQARLLGDNTAASADDAAGAQIIIAKAGGDAAAIQAATPVTLNMALANRRTMEENAQLLLGTKNAFQLSNDRVAHIGDVLSATMNKSAADFQGLSDALTYLAPVAKAAGVSLEEAAAMTGVLHDNNITGSMAGTGSSAVVSRLQAPTGKAWAALKELGVKTADSKGNMRPVFTILKEIQASFKKNKLGTSQTGEYLKTIFGEEALKSSNALLDAAASGKLDKLTVAFKASDGKTEELVKVMQDNLGGDFKEFQSAYEAVGTDLFDQQESSLRKLVQTATGYVLKLDKWIQRNKELAQTLGMITAVALGVVGMIGIIGLIAWPVITGVNAIIAAATVLGTVFTTVAGGIITAIGAISWPVVAVVAAIVAGALLIRKYWEPISAFFGGVIDGMRAAFAPVAELFAPLKPMFDWLGGKLKAAWDWFNNLIAPVKSSQETLNSFRDAGVLFGQRLADALTLPLTAFNKLRSGIDWVLEKLGIINKESITLDQTAAKANAATQGNSYIPATGTYGGYQAYQPVTAPAGRSYIDQSKNEYHIDVQGGGSGTQLDRQLQDALEKFEREKRARQRASMNHDG, from the coding sequence ATGAGTAACGACGTTAAATTGCAGGTTTTACTCAAGGCTGTTGACCAGGCGACCCGCCCGTTTAAAACCATCCAGACAGCGAGTAAAACGCTGTCTGGTGATATCCGGGACACTCAAAAATTACTGCGTGAGCTTAACGGTCAGGCATCCCGTATTGACGGATTTCGCAAGGCCAGCGCGCAACTCGCCGTTACCGGTCAGGAGCTGAAGAAAGCTAAACAGGAAGCCGCCGCGCTGGCGATCCAGTTCAAAAATACGGAGCAGCCTACCCGCGCACAGGCGCAGGCGATGGACGCTGCACGAAAAAGCGCCGCCGCGCTACAGCTTAAACACAACAGCTTACGGCAGGCTGTACAGCGCCAGCGGCAGGAACTCAGCCAGGCGGGAATTAATACCCGTACCTTGGCCGCGGATGAACGCCGGTTAAAAACCAACATTAGCGAAACGACAGCACAGCTCAATCGTCAGCGTGAAGCGCTGGCGCGGGTCAGCGCGCAACAGGCAAAGCTCAATGCGGTTAAGCAGAGATATCAGGCCGGTAAAGAGTTGGCCGGAAATGCGGCCGCAATGGGTGCCGCCGGTGTAGGTATGGCGACGACAGGCACGCTGGCCGGTGTTGCACTAATGAAACCGGGTTATGATTTTGCGCAGAAAAACTCCGAGTTACAGGCTGTACTCGGCGTGGCGAAAGACTCCGCAGAAATGACTGCGTTGCGAAAGCAGGCCCGACTGCTGGGCGACAATACTGCCGCCTCTGCCGATGATGCGGCCGGTGCTCAGATTATCATTGCGAAAGCAGGCGGAGACGCGGCAGCGATTCAGGCGGCGACGCCCGTCACACTTAATATGGCGCTTGCTAACCGTCGGACGATGGAAGAGAACGCGCAGCTTTTGCTCGGTACCAAAAACGCTTTCCAGCTTTCAAATGACCGGGTAGCCCATATCGGCGATGTGCTTTCAGCAACGATGAATAAATCAGCGGCCGATTTTCAGGGATTAAGCGACGCCTTAACCTATCTGGCACCAGTTGCCAAAGCTGCGGGAGTAAGCCTCGAAGAAGCCGCCGCCATGACGGGTGTGCTTCATGATAACAATATCACGGGATCGATGGCCGGTACCGGGAGCAGCGCTGTCGTTAGCCGGTTACAGGCCCCAACAGGTAAGGCATGGGCGGCATTAAAAGAGCTGGGGGTTAAGACGGCAGACAGCAAGGGCAACATGCGGCCCGTATTTACCATTCTGAAAGAAATCCAAGCCAGTTTTAAAAAGAATAAGCTCGGAACAAGTCAGACAGGCGAATACCTGAAAACGATATTCGGCGAGGAAGCGCTGAAATCGTCTAATGCCCTGTTAGACGCTGCGGCCAGCGGGAAACTCGATAAGCTGACAGTGGCATTTAAAGCCTCGGACGGCAAGACCGAGGAGCTGGTTAAAGTCATGCAGGATAACCTCGGTGGTGACTTCAAAGAGTTTCAGTCTGCGTATGAGGCTGTTGGCACCGACCTGTTTGACCAACAGGAATCCTCATTACGCAAACTGGTGCAGACTGCGACCGGCTACGTGCTCAAACTTGATAAGTGGATCCAGCGAAATAAAGAGCTCGCGCAGACGCTTGGGATGATTACCGCCGTGGCGCTTGGTGTGGTGGGTATGATTGGGATCATTGGGCTGATTGCCTGGCCGGTTATAACAGGAGTTAATGCCATCATCGCCGCTGCGACGGTGCTCGGTACCGTATTTACAACGGTGGCCGGAGGCATCATTACCGCTATTGGTGCGATTTCCTGGCCGGTTGTCGCTGTTGTGGCTGCGATTGTCGCCGGGGCATTGCTCATCCGTAAATATTGGGAGCCCATCAGCGCATTTTTCGGCGGAGTGATTGACGGGATGCGGGCCGCATTTGCGCCAGTAGCTGAGCTGTTTGCGCCGCTTAAACCGATGTTTGACTGGCTGGGCGGAAAACTGAAAGCCGCATGGGACTGGTTTAACAACCTGATTGCGCCGGTAAAATCATCGCAGGAAACCTTAAACAGTTTTCGTGATGCCGGTGTGTTGTTTGGTCAGCGCCTGGCTGACGCTCTTACGTTACCGCTTACAGCATTCAATAAGCTGCGCAGCGGTATTGATTGGGTGCTAGAGAAACTCGGCATTATCAACAAAGAGTCCATCACGCTTGACCAGACTGCCGCAAAAGCGAACGCAGCCACACAGGGTAACTCTTATATTCCGGCAACCGGCACTTACGGTGGCTATCAGGCATATCAACCCGTCACCGCACCGGCGGGGCGTTCTTATATAGACCAAAGTAAAAACGAATATCACATCGACGTTCAGGGGGGCGGCAGCGGTACGCAGCTCGATCGCCAGTTACAGGATGCGCTCGAAAAGTTTGAGCGTGAAAAACGCGCCCGCCAGCGTGCCAGCATGAACCACGACGGATAG
- a CDS encoding phage tail protein: MMLALGMFVFMRQTLPHQTMQRDAEYRWPSNSRVGKRDSFQYLGPGDEKITLAGVLYPELTGGKLTMTAIRLMADEGRAWPLLDGTGTIYGMYVINNISETGSLFFADGTARKIDFTLTLTRVDESLAALYGDIGEQAKSLIGKAGNMASSVAGMVGIS, translated from the coding sequence ATGATGCTCGCACTCGGTATGTTTGTTTTTATGCGTCAGACATTGCCACACCAGACGATGCAACGCGACGCCGAATATCGGTGGCCGTCAAACTCCCGCGTTGGTAAGCGGGACTCTTTCCAGTATCTGGGGCCGGGGGATGAAAAAATTACCCTGGCCGGTGTGCTTTACCCGGAGCTCACCGGCGGAAAGTTGACGATGACGGCCATTCGTTTAATGGCTGACGAGGGGCGCGCCTGGCCGTTACTGGATGGCACTGGCACGATTTACGGTATGTACGTCATCAATAATATCAGCGAGACGGGAAGCCTGTTTTTTGCTGACGGAACGGCGAGAAAAATTGATTTTACGCTGACGCTTACCCGCGTGGATGAATCTCTCGCTGCGCTGTATGGTGATATTGGTGAACAGGCCAAATCACTTATTGGAAAGGCGGGTAATATGGCCTCGTCAGTGGCTGGCATGGTGGGGATTAGCTGA
- a CDS encoding phage late control D family protein produces the protein MLDMLNLNAGGVLTPDFMLMLDSKDITGNISNRLMSLTMTDNRGFEADQLDIELDDADGLVELPLRGAVLTLYLGWKGFALIGKGSFTVDEVEHHGAPDTVTIRARSADFRGTLNSRREESWHDKTLGEIVAAIATRNKLTASVIPELAGIKIPHIDQSQESDAKFLTRLAERNGGEVSVKAGKLLFLKAGRGLTASGKAIPQVTITRSDGDRHQFSIADRGAYTGVTAKWLHTKDPKPQKQKVTLKRKPKEQHLRALQHPKAKPVTKKKAVKTPEAREGEYMVGEDDNVFALTTIFSTKAQAMRAAQAKWDKLQRGVAEFSIRLATGRADLYPETPVQVSGFKRVIDDQSWTITKVMHSLNNSGFTTSLELEVRLLDVEYGTEGEE, from the coding sequence ATGCTGGATATGCTGAATTTGAATGCGGGTGGCGTACTGACGCCCGATTTTATGCTGATGCTCGACAGCAAAGATATTACCGGCAACATCAGTAATCGGTTGATGAGTCTGACCATGACAGACAATCGCGGATTCGAGGCCGACCAGCTCGACATTGAGCTTGATGATGCTGACGGGCTGGTCGAGCTTCCGTTACGTGGTGCGGTACTGACGCTTTACCTCGGGTGGAAAGGCTTTGCGTTGATTGGTAAGGGAAGTTTTACCGTCGATGAGGTTGAACATCACGGCGCGCCAGATACGGTGACAATCCGCGCCCGTAGCGCCGATTTTCGGGGGACGCTTAACTCACGTCGGGAAGAGTCCTGGCATGACAAGACGCTCGGCGAGATCGTGGCAGCGATAGCGACACGTAACAAACTGACGGCGAGCGTTATACCGGAGCTGGCCGGAATAAAAATTCCGCATATCGACCAGTCACAGGAATCAGATGCCAAATTTTTAACACGGCTCGCCGAGCGAAACGGCGGTGAGGTTTCGGTAAAAGCGGGAAAGTTGCTTTTTCTGAAAGCCGGGCGTGGGTTAACAGCCAGTGGAAAGGCTATTCCACAAGTCACTATCACCCGCAGCGATGGCGACAGGCATCAGTTTTCGATTGCCGACCGTGGGGCATATACCGGTGTCACGGCAAAATGGTTACACACCAAAGACCCGAAACCACAAAAGCAAAAGGTGACGTTAAAGCGGAAACCGAAAGAGCAACATTTACGTGCACTACAGCACCCAAAAGCCAAACCGGTAACGAAGAAAAAAGCGGTGAAGACGCCGGAAGCCAGGGAAGGTGAATACATGGTCGGCGAGGATGACAACGTGTTCGCCCTGACGACAATTTTTTCAACCAAAGCGCAGGCGATGCGAGCTGCCCAGGCAAAATGGGACAAACTGCAACGTGGTGTTGCTGAGTTTTCTATCAGGCTGGCGACAGGGCGCGCCGATCTCTACCCGGAGACACCCGTGCAGGTTTCGGGCTTTAAGCGCGTCATAGACGATCAATCATGGACAATCACGAAGGTTATGCACTCTCTGAATAATAGCGGCTTTACGACGAGTCTAGAGCTTGAGGTTAGATTGTTGGATGTAGAGTACGGGACTGAAGGGGAAGAATAA
- a CDS encoding DNA-binding transcriptional regulator produces the protein MFHCPKCQHAAHARTSRYLSENTKERYHQCTNINCSCTFVTMESVERFIVTPGTIIPAPPHPTVGGQRPLWL, from the coding sequence ATGTTCCATTGTCCAAAATGCCAGCACGCGGCACATGCGCGCACCAGTCGCTATCTAAGTGAGAATACCAAAGAGCGTTACCACCAATGTACTAACATAAATTGCAGTTGTACGTTCGTAACGATGGAATCGGTGGAACGTTTTATTGTTACGCCAGGAACGATAATCCCGGCCCCGCCTCATCCGACAGTTGGTGGTCAGCGCCCGCTATGGCTCTGA
- the mug gene encoding G/U mismatch-specific DNA glycosylase encodes MISDILAPGLRVVFCGINPGKSSAHTGFHFAHPGNRFWKVIHQAGFTDRQLRPEEELQLLDTRCGITMLVERPTVQASEVALQELRSGGRELVRKIEEYQPQALAVLGKQAFELAFNQRGAKWGKQAMTIGTTQVWVLPNPSGLNRATLDKLVAAYRELDDALATRGQ; translated from the coding sequence ATGATTAGCGATATCCTTGCGCCGGGCCTGCGCGTTGTCTTTTGCGGTATCAACCCGGGGAAGTCCTCCGCCCATACCGGCTTTCATTTTGCCCATCCTGGCAATCGCTTCTGGAAGGTCATCCATCAGGCCGGGTTTACCGACCGACAGCTCAGGCCGGAAGAGGAGCTGCAGCTGCTGGATACGCGCTGCGGCATCACCATGCTGGTTGAGCGTCCGACGGTGCAGGCCAGCGAGGTCGCCCTGCAGGAGCTGCGCAGCGGCGGCCGTGAGCTGGTGAGGAAGATTGAGGAGTATCAGCCGCAGGCGCTGGCGGTGCTCGGCAAGCAGGCCTTCGAGCTGGCCTTTAACCAGCGCGGCGCGAAGTGGGGGAAACAGGCCATGACCATCGGCACGACCCAGGTGTGGGTGCTGCCCAATCCCAGCGGCTTAAATCGGGCGACGCTCGACAAGCTGGTGGCGGCCTATCGTGAACTGGATGATGCCCTGGCGACCCGCGGCCAGTAG
- the rpoD gene encoding RNA polymerase sigma factor RpoD codes for MEQNPQSQLKLLVQRGKEQGYLTYAEVNDHLPEDIVDSDQIEDIIQMINDMGIQVMEEAPDADDLMLAENTADEDAAEAAAQVLSSVESEIGRTTDPVRMYMREMGTVELLTREGEIDIAKRIEDGINQVQCSVAEYPEAITYLLEQYDRVEAEEARLSDLITGFVDPNAEEDMAPTATHVGSELSQEEMDDDEDEDEDEDADDNSDDDNSIDPELAREKFAELRTQYELTRDTIKAKGRSHAAAQEEILKLSEVFKQFRLVPKQFDYLVNSMRSMMDRVRTQERIIMKLCVEQCKMPKKNFITLFTGNETSETWFNAAVAMNKPWSEKLLEVKEDVQRGLQKLQQIEEETGLTIEQVKDINRRMSIGEAKARRAKKEMVEANLRLVISIAKKYTNRGLQFLDLIQEGNIGLMKAVDKFEYRRGYKFSTYATWWIRQAITRSIADQARTIRIPVHMIETINKLNRISRQMLQEMGREPTPEELAERMLMPEDKIRKVLKIAKEPISMETPIGDDEDSHLGDFIEDTTLELPLDSATTESLRAATHDVLAGLTAREAKVLRMRFGIDMNTDHTLEEVGKQFDVTRERIRQIEAKALRKLRHPSRSEVLRSFLDD; via the coding sequence ATGGAGCAAAACCCGCAGTCACAGCTGAAGCTTCTTGTCCAACGTGGTAAGGAGCAAGGCTATCTGACCTATGCCGAGGTCAATGACCATCTGCCGGAAGATATCGTCGATTCCGATCAGATCGAAGACATCATCCAAATGATCAACGACATGGGCATTCAGGTGATGGAAGAAGCACCGGATGCCGATGATCTGATGCTTGCCGAAAACACCGCGGATGAAGATGCTGCCGAAGCCGCCGCGCAGGTGCTCTCCAGCGTGGAATCCGAAATCGGGCGCACGACCGACCCGGTGCGCATGTACATGCGTGAAATGGGTACCGTAGAGCTGCTGACCCGTGAAGGCGAAATCGACATCGCCAAACGCATCGAAGACGGCATCAACCAGGTGCAGTGCTCCGTTGCCGAATACCCGGAAGCGATCACCTACCTGCTTGAGCAGTACGACCGCGTTGAAGCGGAAGAAGCCCGTCTGTCCGATCTGATCACCGGTTTCGTCGATCCGAACGCCGAAGAAGATATGGCGCCGACCGCCACCCACGTTGGCTCCGAGCTGTCTCAGGAAGAGATGGATGACGACGAAGACGAAGACGAAGATGAAGACGCCGACGACAACAGCGATGACGACAACAGCATCGACCCTGAGCTGGCCCGTGAGAAGTTCGCCGAGCTGCGTACCCAGTACGAGCTGACGCGCGACACCATCAAAGCCAAAGGTCGTAGCCATGCCGCCGCCCAGGAAGAGATCCTGAAGCTGTCTGAAGTCTTCAAGCAGTTCCGCCTGGTGCCGAAGCAGTTCGATTACCTGGTCAACAGCATGCGCAGCATGATGGATCGCGTTCGTACTCAGGAACGTATCATCATGAAGCTGTGCGTTGAGCAGTGCAAAATGCCGAAGAAAAACTTCATCACCCTGTTCACCGGCAACGAAACCAGCGAAACCTGGTTCAACGCCGCGGTGGCGATGAACAAGCCGTGGTCCGAGAAGCTGCTGGAAGTGAAAGAAGACGTGCAGCGCGGCCTGCAGAAGCTGCAGCAGATCGAAGAAGAGACCGGCCTGACCATCGAGCAGGTGAAGGATATCAACCGTCGCATGTCCATCGGTGAAGCGAAAGCCCGCCGGGCGAAGAAAGAGATGGTGGAAGCGAACCTGCGTCTGGTTATCTCGATCGCCAAGAAATACACCAACCGCGGTCTGCAGTTCCTCGACCTGATTCAGGAAGGCAACATCGGTCTGATGAAAGCGGTTGATAAGTTCGAATACCGTCGCGGCTATAAGTTCTCGACCTACGCCACCTGGTGGATCCGTCAGGCCATTACCCGCTCCATCGCGGATCAGGCGCGCACCATCCGTATTCCGGTGCATATGATTGAGACCATCAACAAGCTCAACCGTATCTCCCGCCAGATGCTGCAGGAGATGGGCCGTGAACCGACCCCGGAAGAGCTGGCTGAGCGCATGCTGATGCCGGAAGACAAGATCCGTAAAGTGCTGAAGATCGCCAAAGAGCCTATCTCCATGGAAACGCCGATCGGCGACGATGAAGATTCGCATCTGGGGGATTTCATCGAGGATACCACCCTCGAGCTGCCGCTGGATTCCGCGACCACCGAGAGCCTGCGCGCGGCAACGCACGACGTGCTGGCCGGCCTTACCGCTCGTGAAGCGAAAGTCCTGCGTATGCGTTTCGGTATCGACATGAATACCGACCACACGCTGGAAGAAGTGGGTAAACAGTTCGACGTTACTCGCGAACGTATCCGTCAGATCGAAGCGAAGGCGCTGCGTAAACTGCGCCACCCGAGCCGTTCTGAAGTGCTGCGTAGCTTCCTCGACGATTAA